One genomic window of Acomys russatus chromosome 29, mAcoRus1.1, whole genome shotgun sequence includes the following:
- the Mmp23b gene encoding matrix metalloproteinase-23 → MGCRACLLPKASGAVQGRWLGTVLSGLCLLSALAWLEWLGAPAETARSAAQGSVDAPNSSGGSTAQVPSLLTMLVARRRRYTLTPARLRWDHFNLTYRILSFPRNLLSPEETRQGLAAAFRMWSDVSPFSFREVAPERPSDLQIGFYPVNHTDCSVSALHHCFDGPTGELAHAFFPPHGGIHFDDSEYWILGPTRYSWKKGVWLTDLVHVAAHEIGHALGLMHSQQDQALMHLNATLRGWKALSQDELWGLYRLYGCLDRLLLCTSWARKGFCDIHQRLMKRLCPRSCDFCYEFPFPTVASTTSPIRMKTKFVREGRNMTFRCGHKIRHKKGKVYWYKDQEPLEFSYPGYLALGEAQLSIIANAVNEGTYTCVVRQHQRVLTTYSWRVRVRS, encoded by the exons ATGGGCTGCCGGGCCTGCCTCCTTCCGAAGGCGTCCGGCGCTGTACAGGGCCGCTGGTTGGGGACTGTCCTGAGTGGGTTGTGCCTTCTCTCCGCGCTGGCGTGGCTGGAGTGGCTGGGGGCTCCGGCAGAGACCGCCCGGAGTGCAGCTCAG GGAAGTGTGGACGCACCAAACTCTTCAGGGGGCTCCACTGCCCAGGTCCCCAGCCTGCTGACCATGCTGGTGGCACGAAGACGTCGCTACACGCTGACACCAGCCAGGCTGCGCTGGGACCACTTCAACCTCACATACAG GATCCTCTCCTTTCCCCGGAACCTTTTGAGCCCGGAAGAGACAAGGCAGGGCCTGGCTGCTGCCTTTCGCATGTGGAGCGATGTTTCCCCGTTCAGCTTCCGTGAGGTGGCCCCAGAGCGTCCCAGTGATCTCCAGATAG GTTTCTACCCAGTCAACCACACCGACTGCTCGGTCTCTGCTCTGCACCACTGCTTTGACGGGCCCACAGGTGAATTGGCCcatgctttcttccctccccacgGTGGCATTCACTTTGATGACAGCGAGTATTGGATCTTGGGCCCCACACGCTACAGCTGGAAGAAAG GTGTTTGGCTCACGGACCTGGTGCATGTGGCAGCCCATGAGATTGGCCACGCACTGGGACTGATGCACTCACAGCAAGATCAGGCACTCATGCACCTCAATGCCACATTACGAGGCTGGAAGGCACTGTCCCAGGATGAGCTGTGGGGATTATACCGACTCTATG GCTGCCTGGACCGGCTGCTTTTGTGTACATCCTGGGCACGAAAAGGATTTTGTGATATCCACCAGAGGCTTATGAAGAGACTCTGCCCCAGGAGCTGTGACTTCTGTTATG AATTCCCATTTCCCACCGTGGCCAGCACCACATCACCCATCAGAATGAAAACCAAGTTTGTGAGAGAGGGCAGGAATATGACCTTCCGCTGTGGGCACAAGATCCGACACAAGAAAGGCAAAGTATA CTGGTACAAGGACCAGGAGCCCCTGGAGTTCTCCTACCCTGGCTACCTGGCCCTGGGCGAAGCACAGCTGAGCATCATCGCTAACGCTGTCAACGAGGGCACCTACACGTGTGTGGTCCGCCAGCACCAGCGTGTTCTCACTACCTACTCCTGGCGGGTCCGAGTGAGGAGCTGA
- the Mib2 gene encoding E3 ubiquitin-protein ligase MIB2, with amino-acid sequence MDLDPHAGVQVGMRVVRGMDWKWGQQDGGEGGVGTVVELGRHGSPSTPDRTVVVQWDQGTRTNYRAGYQGAHDLLLYDNAQIGVRHPNIICDCCKKHGLRGMRWKCRVCFDYDLCTQCYMHNKHDLTHAFERYETSHSRPVTLSPRQGLPRIPLRGIFQGAKVVRGPDWEWGSQDGGEGKTGRVVDIRGWDVETGRSVASVTWADGTTNVYRVGHKGKVDLKCVGEAAGGFYYKEHLPKLGKPAELQRRVSADGQPFQRGDKVKCLLDTDVLRDMQEGHGGWNPRMAEFIGQMGTVHRITDRGDVRVQFNHETRWTFHPGALTKHNSFWVGDVVRVIDDLDTVKRLQAGHGEWTDDMAPALGRVGKVVKVFGDGNLRVAVGGQRWTFSPSCLLAYRPEEDANLDVAERARENKSSLSVALDKLRTQKSDPEHPGRLVVEAALGNVARALDLLRKHPEQVDTKNQGRTALQVAAYLGQVELVRLLLQARASVDLLDEEGNTALHYTALGNQPEATRVLLSAGCGVDAQNSTRSTALHVAVQRGFLEVVKTLCERGCDVNLPDAHADTPLHSAISAGAGANSIVEVLTEVPGIDVTATNSQGFTLLHHASLKGHVLAVRKILARARQLVDAKKEDGFTALHLAALNNHREVAQVLIREGRCDVNVRSRKLQSPLHLAVQQAHLGLVPLLVDAGCSVNTEDEEGDTALHVALQRHQLLPLVADRAGGDPGPMQLLSRLQASGLPGSTELTVGAAVACFLALEGADVSYANHRGRSPLDLATEGRVLKALQGCAQRFRERQAGSSGGVPPGPRHVLSTPNTVTNLRVSGTAGPEASECLVCSELALLVLFSPCHHRTVCEECARRMKKCIRCQVVISKKLRPDGSEVVNAIQVPGPPRQLVEELQSRYRQMEERITCPICIDSHIRLVFQCGHGACAPCGAALTACPICRQPIRDRIQIFV; translated from the exons ATGGACCTGGACCCCCACGCAGGTGTGCAGGTGGGCATGCGCGTGGTTCGCGGAATGGACTGGAAGTGGGGCCAGCAGGATGGAGGTGAGGGCGGTGTGGGCACCGTGGTGGAGCTTGGCCGCCATGGCAGCCCCTCGACCCCCGACCGGACAGTTGTTGTTCAGTGGGACCAGGGCACACGTACCAACTATCGAGCTGGCTACCAAGGTGCCCATGACCTGCTGCTCTATGACAACGCCCAAATCG GTGTCCGCCACCCCAACATCATCTGTGACTGCTGTAAGAAGCATGGGCTTCGTGGCATGCGCTGGAAGTGCCGTGTCTGCTTTGACTATGACCTCTGCACACAGTGCTACATGCACAACAAGCACGACCTTACCCACGCCTTCGAGCGCTACGAGACCTCCCACTCACGCCC GGTCACGCTGAGTCCGCGGCAGGGCCTGCCTCGAATCCCGCTCAGGGGCATCTTTCAGGGAGCAAAAGTGGTACGGGGACCTGACTGGGAGTGGGGATCACAGGACG gaggggaagggaagacaggCCGTGTGGTGGACATCCGTGGCTGGGATGTGGAGACAGGCCGAAGTGTGGCCAGTGTGACGTGGGCAGATGGAACTACCAATGTGTACCGTGTGGGCCACAAGGGCAAGGTGGATCTCAAGTGTGTTGGTGAGGCAGCGGGCGGCTTTTACTACAAGGAGCACCTCCCAAAGCTTG GCAAGCCAGCAGAGCTACAGCGCAGGGTGAGTGCTGATGGCCAGCCCTTCCAGCGTGGGGACAAGGTCAAGTGTCTGCTGGATACAGATGTGCTAAGGGACATGCAAGAAGGCCATGGTGGCTGGAACCCTAGGATGGCAGAG TTTATCGGACAGATGGGCACTGTGCACCGCATCACAGACCGTGGGGACGTGCGCGTGCAGTTCAACCATGAGACGCGCTGGACCTTCCACCCTGGGGCTCTCACCAAG CACAACAGCTTCTGGGTGGGTGATGTGGTCCGGGTCATCGATGACCTTGATACTGTGAAGCGACTGCAGGCTGGACACGGTGAATGGACCGATGACATGGCCCCT GCCCTGGGCCGAGTGGGGAAAGTGGTGAAGGTGTTTGGAGATGGAAACTTGCGTGTGGCGGTTGGCGGCCAGCGGTGGACCTTCAGCCCCTCCTGCCTGTTGGCCTACCGACCTGAGGAAGATGCCAACTTGGATGTGGCTGAGCGTGCCAGAGAGAACAAAA gcTCACTGAGTGTGGCCCTGGACAAGCTTCGGACCCAGAAGAGTGACCCAGAGCACCCAGGGAGGCTGGTAGTAGAGGCTGCACTGGGGAATGTAGCCCGGGCTCTGGATCTCCTGCGGAAGCACCCAGAGCAG GTGGACACCAAGAACCAGGGCAGGACTGCCCTGCAGGTGGCTGCTTACCTGGGCCAGGTAGAGCTGGTGCGGCTGCTGCTGCAGGCGAGGGCAAGCGTGGACCTGCTGGATGAGGAAGGCAACACTGCGCTGCACTACACAGCTCTGGG GAACCAGCCGGAGGCCACACGGGTGCTCCTGAGTGCAGGATGTGGGGTGGATGCTCAGAACAGCACACGCAGCACAGCTTTACATGTGGCTGTACAGAGGGGCTTCCTAGAGGTGGTAAAGACCCTGTGTGAGCGAGGCTGTGATGTCAACTTGCCG GATGCCCATGCAGACACACCCCTGCATTCTGCCATCTCTGCGGGTGCTGGGGCCAATAGCATCGTCGAAGTCCTCACTGAGGTGCCTGGCATCGATGTCACTGCTACCAACAGCCAGGGCTTTACACTGCTGCACCACGCGTCCCTCAAGGGCCATGTGCT AGCAGTCAGAAAGATTCTGGCGCGGGCACGGCAGCTGGTGGATGCCAAGAAGGAGGATGGCTTTACTGCACTACATCTGGCAGCTCTCAACAACCACCGTGAGGTGGCCCAGGTCCTAATCCGAGAG GGTCGCTGTGACGTGAATGTGCGCAGTCGGAAGCTGCAGTCTCCACTGCACCTGGCCGTGCAGCAGGCCCACCTTGGGCTGGTACCGCTGCTCGTGGATGCTGGATGCAGTGTCAACACTGAGGATGAGGAGGGAGACACAGCCCTACACGTGGCACTGCAGCGCCATCAGCTGTTGCCCCTGGTGGCTGACAGGGCTGGGGGGGACCCAGGGCCCATGCAGCTACTGTCAAGG CTACAGGCCTCCGGCCTCCCAGGCAGCACAGAGTTGACCGTAGGCGCTGCAGTGGCCTGTTTCCTGGCACTGGAGGGTGCGGATGTAAGCTACGCAAACCACCGCGGCCGGAGCCCGCTGGACCTGGCCACTGAGGGCCGAGTGCTCAAGGCCTTGCAGGGCTGTGCCCAGCGCTTCCG GGAGCGACAGGCAGGTAGCAGTGGGGGTGTGCCCCCGGGCCCCCGGCATGTGCTGAGCACTCCCAATACCGTGACGAACCTGCGTGTGTCTGGCACAGCAGGGCCAGAAGCCTCGGAGTGCCTGGTGTGCTCGGAGCTGGCACTGCTTGTCCTGTTCTCACCGTGTCATCACCGCACCGTCTGTGAGG AGTGCGCTCGCAGGATGAAGAAGTGTATCAGGTGCCAGGTGGTCATCAGCAAGAAGCTACGCCCAG ATGGTTCAGAGGTGGTAAACGCCATCCAGGTGCCTGGCCCGCCTCGGCAGCTGGTGGAGGAGCTCCAGAGCCGCTACAGGCAGATGGAGGAGCGCATCACCTGCCCCATCTGCATTGACAGCCACATCCGCCTGGTGTTCCAGTGCGGCCATGGAGCGTGCGCGCCCTGTGGCGCTGCCCTTACCGCCTGCCCCATCTGCCGCCAGCCCATCCGCGACCGCATTCAGATCTTCGTGTGA